A single window of Culicoides brevitarsis isolate CSIRO-B50_1 chromosome 3, AGI_CSIRO_Cbre_v1, whole genome shotgun sequence DNA harbors:
- the LOC134833581 gene encoding uncharacterized protein LOC134833581 produces the protein MPQAHRPPVIPVRRKKPPNWRVFDFPERQQKFIHHQWGQHYQRHGEFEAAIENYEKSKEIRDEREFCETLHDLGRTFLQKTEVEKAKKTLKGTKCKENHRNNLLECDILFDGNEFEKNLICTNNKKREVKDPSYKSYDFQERIDVTEEIFRHTIDDKAGDCLLEHRKIIPKLIFDSDIDPRPLWKQRRDQNQCDVMSVLDLQEKIPHLKDLQRKEQNTRFVSQVCLGPAWEDLFFLRDLPKHKAFILPQAKGSETPLKEIINESYSKAQKNLKMLHARNPIYTYKKIMFRSPELGAKTKEKNLFRDMYQNRRDAFTQLARVRRLRKEKNVEKLVNYTEKVLSEFYQTKSIKRFPRKFEFVTELCNIVALAFVEQLRIPPNLMVVPLRERMHLLFDVQMVQEKFDEIEYEFGNRSTYRDPLKVDTSFMSYKKKKTHLEQRLACVEYGIEEIYLLHEIARNDFLNDKLDDSKLFAGRCEQRAEEIGSFIYKFLAILMQLKADITATNVEKQSDQLKKLKSAVVPLKSEKLEHMIQVGMRLNELQLQSKHEEREIENENETNDDAEIEDEQTN, from the exons atgccACAAGCACATCGACCTCCCGTGATTCCAGTTAGAAGGAAAAAACCTCCGAATTGGCGAGTGTTTGACTTTCCTGAACGCCAACAGAAATTCATTCATCATCAATGGGGGCAGCATTACCAAAGACACGGAGAATTCGAAGCAGCAatcgaaaattatgaaaaatcgaaagaaattCGGGATGAAAGGGAATTTTGTGAGACTCTTCATGATTTGGGAAGaacatttttgcaaaaaacagAAGTTGAAAAAGCTAAAAAGACTTTGAAAGGAAcaaaatgtaaagaaaatcATCGAAATAACCTCTTGGAATGCGACATTTTGTTCGATGGAAACGAATTTGAGAAGAATTTAATCTGtacgaacaacaaaaaacgtgaAGTTAAAGATCCGAGTTACAAAAGTTACGATTTTCAAGAGAGAATTGATGTT ACTGAAGAGATTTTTCGTCACACGATCGACGACAAAGCAGGCGATTGTCTCTTGGaacatcgaaaaattatcCCAAAACTCATTTTTGACTCCGATATCGATCCTCGACCTCTTTGGAAGCAACGTCGAGATCAAAATCAATGCGATGTAATGAGCGTTCTTGATCTACAAGAGAAAATTCCGCATCTCAAAGACTTACAAAGAAAAGAACAGAACACAAGATTCGTTTCTCAAGTTTGTCTCGGACCCGCATGGGaagatttattctttttacgAGACTTGCCAAAGCACAAAGCCTTCATTTTGCCTCAAGCAAAGGGAAGTGAAACCCCTTTGAAAGAAATAATCAACGAAAGTTACTCAAAAGCgcagaaaaacttgaaaatgctTCATGCGAGGAACCCAATTTATacttataagaaaataatgtTCCGCAGTCCCGAGTTAGGAGCGAAAACTAAAGAGAAAAATCTCTTCAGAGACATGTACCAAAATCGAAGAGATGCATTTACGCAACTTGCGAGGGTTAGAAGACTCAGAAAGgagaaaaatgtcgaaaaattgGTCAATTATACGGAAAAAGTTCTTTCGGAGTTTTATCAAACCAAAAGTATTAAAAGATTTCCGAGAAAATTCGAGTTTGTAACGGAATTATGTAACATTGTTGCGTTGGCATTCGTCGAGCAATTAAGAATTCCGCCGAATTTGATGGTTGTTCCTTTGAGAGAACGGATGCATTTGTTGTTTGATGTCCAAATGGTGCAGgaaaaatttgacgaaatCGAATATGAGTTTGGAAATCGGAGCACTTATCGAGATCCGTTGAAAGTTGATACTTCGTTCATGAGTTATAA aaaaaagaaaactcaCCTCGAACAACGTCTCGCTTGTGTCGAATACGGCATCGAAGAAATCTACCTTTTGCACGAAATCGCCCGAAATGACTTCCTCAACGACAAATTAGACGACAGCAAACTTTTCGCGGGACGTTGCGAACAACGTGCGGAAGAAATTGGCAGCTTCATCTACAAATTCCTCGCCATCTTGATGCAACTCAAAGCGGATATCACAGCAACGAACGTAGAAAAACAATcggatcaattaaaaaaattaaaatccgcTGTCGTGCCATTAAAGAGCGAGAAACTGGAACACATGATCCAAGTTGGCATGcga CTAAACGAGCTGCAACTCCAATCGAAGCACGAGGAACGGGAAATCGAAAACGAAAATGAAACCAACGACGACGCAGAAATCGAAGACgaacaaacaaattaa
- the LOC134834493 gene encoding sodium/hydrogen exchanger 9B2 isoform X1: MKFPRFLTFWRRSISIEGRVVVPNRNSHQQQIPTIDLTSRIDDNGVINATPTTTMTAAKEEMQIIDVNYAETEKKSEHVTKLRRIYNEWSSLLALLLIFCMIWMIMFALLPASMTAPSAPFMRMAFLFVGAQICGVMITFIKLPDMLGMLFFGVLYTNVGLGDFSAIQSLEACLRDMALINIMLLAGLGVDLQPLKKLFRIIMQLTLLPTIAEVAALTVLSHFLLGLPWIWGVLLGLVVTAISPNVVVTVLLRLKEEKLGMNKGIHTVIIAMTSCNDVLAIFLFGVILGVIFSTGDLTSQILQGPIGICIGLAYGVVTGLLMLVLPTNSAKYVNGLKFTMITLMGSLSVFGSKAIKYPSAGALGCITTAFIATEGWKRQKDSYQNNEVGMYLDLLWKFLKPISFSLIGKEVNFAVLDGNTVLYGAITLLVGVIFRLIVSYFSAYGAQLNWKEKAYVTISGFPKATVQAALGPLALDMARKLNSEENYEYANAVLIISVLAIIFTAPLGAILMLRLAPKFLQKGSEREIA, encoded by the exons GTCGTGTCGTCGTCCCAAACCGCAATTCGCATCAGCAGCAAATTCCCACAATCGATTTAACATCCCGCATCGACGACAACGGAGTTATTAACGCCacaccgacgacgacgatgacagcGGCAAAGGAGGAAATGCAAATTATCGATGTAAATTACGCGGAAACCGAGAAAAAATCCGAACATGTCACCAAACTTCGTCGAATTTATAATGAGTGGTCTTCATTATTGGCTCTCTTGCTCATTTTCTGCATGATTTGGATGATAATGTTCGCATTACTTCCCGCTTCGATGACAGCTCCCAGCGCGCCGTTCATGCGAATGGCATTTCTCTTTGTTGGCGCGCAAATTTGTGGCGTCATGATCACTTTCATCAAACTTCCTGACATGCTGGGAATGCTTTTCTTCGGCGTTCTTTACACAAATGTCGGATTAGGAGATTTTAGTGCGATTCAATCGTTGGAAGCTTGTTTACGAGACATGGCTTTGATCAATATCATGCTTTTGGCGGGATTAGGAGTCGATTTGCAGCcattaaagaaactttttcgAATCATCATGCAATTAACTCTCTTGCCAACGATCGCCGAAGTTGCTGCTTTGACAGTTTTGAGCCATTTTCTTCTCGGCCTGCCATGGATTTGGGGCGTTTTGTTAGG ACTTGTTGTGACAGCAATCTCGCCAAATGTCGTCGTGACGGTGCTGTTAAGGTTAAAGGAGGAGAAATTGGGCATGAATAAGGGCATTCACACCGTTATCATCGCCATGACAAGCTGTAATGATGTTCTTGCGATTTTTCTCTTTGGCGTCATTTTGGGCGTGATTTTTTCGACAG GCGACTTAACAAGTCAAATCCTACAAGGACCCATCGGAATTTGCATTGGTTTAGCATATGGCGTTGTCACGGGACTCCTCATGCTCGTTCTTCCAACGAATTCGGCAAAATACGTAAATGGCTTGAAGTTCACCATGATAACGTTAATGGGATCCTTGAGTGTTTTCGGCAGCAAAGCAATCAAGTATCCTTCAGCAGGTGCTTTGGGATGTATCACGACGGCATTTATCGCTACCGAGGGATGGAAACGACAGAAAGATTCCtatcaaaat aacgaAGTTGGAATGTATCTCGACCTCTTATGGAAGTTTTTGAAACCAATTTCCTTTTCACTCATCGGAAAAGAAGTCAATTTTGCAGTTTTGGATGGCAATACTGTCTTGTATGGCGCTATTACGTTGCTCGTTGGAGTCATT tttcgaTTGATAGTTTCTTACTTCTCAGCGTATGGAGCGCAGTTAAATTGGAAAGAAAAGGCATATGTGACCATTTCGGGCTTCCCAAAAGCAACTGTTCAAGCAGCTTTAGGTCCTCTTGCTCTCGATATGGCAAGAAAACTCAATTCTGAGGAGAATTACGAGTACGCGAATGCAGTTTTGATCATTTCTGTCCTCGCAATAATCTTTACGGCGCCTTTAGGAGCAATTCTGATGTTGAGATTAGCCCcgaaattccttcaaaaaggATCTGAAAGagaaattgcatga
- the LOC134834493 gene encoding sodium/hydrogen exchanger 9B2 isoform X2 yields MTAAKEEMQIIDVNYAETEKKSEHVTKLRRIYNEWSSLLALLLIFCMIWMIMFALLPASMTAPSAPFMRMAFLFVGAQICGVMITFIKLPDMLGMLFFGVLYTNVGLGDFSAIQSLEACLRDMALINIMLLAGLGVDLQPLKKLFRIIMQLTLLPTIAEVAALTVLSHFLLGLPWIWGVLLGLVVTAISPNVVVTVLLRLKEEKLGMNKGIHTVIIAMTSCNDVLAIFLFGVILGVIFSTGDLTSQILQGPIGICIGLAYGVVTGLLMLVLPTNSAKYVNGLKFTMITLMGSLSVFGSKAIKYPSAGALGCITTAFIATEGWKRQKDSYQNNEVGMYLDLLWKFLKPISFSLIGKEVNFAVLDGNTVLYGAITLLVGVIFRLIVSYFSAYGAQLNWKEKAYVTISGFPKATVQAALGPLALDMARKLNSEENYEYANAVLIISVLAIIFTAPLGAILMLRLAPKFLQKGSEREIA; encoded by the exons atgacagcGGCAAAGGAGGAAATGCAAATTATCGATGTAAATTACGCGGAAACCGAGAAAAAATCCGAACATGTCACCAAACTTCGTCGAATTTATAATGAGTGGTCTTCATTATTGGCTCTCTTGCTCATTTTCTGCATGATTTGGATGATAATGTTCGCATTACTTCCCGCTTCGATGACAGCTCCCAGCGCGCCGTTCATGCGAATGGCATTTCTCTTTGTTGGCGCGCAAATTTGTGGCGTCATGATCACTTTCATCAAACTTCCTGACATGCTGGGAATGCTTTTCTTCGGCGTTCTTTACACAAATGTCGGATTAGGAGATTTTAGTGCGATTCAATCGTTGGAAGCTTGTTTACGAGACATGGCTTTGATCAATATCATGCTTTTGGCGGGATTAGGAGTCGATTTGCAGCcattaaagaaactttttcgAATCATCATGCAATTAACTCTCTTGCCAACGATCGCCGAAGTTGCTGCTTTGACAGTTTTGAGCCATTTTCTTCTCGGCCTGCCATGGATTTGGGGCGTTTTGTTAGG ACTTGTTGTGACAGCAATCTCGCCAAATGTCGTCGTGACGGTGCTGTTAAGGTTAAAGGAGGAGAAATTGGGCATGAATAAGGGCATTCACACCGTTATCATCGCCATGACAAGCTGTAATGATGTTCTTGCGATTTTTCTCTTTGGCGTCATTTTGGGCGTGATTTTTTCGACAG GCGACTTAACAAGTCAAATCCTACAAGGACCCATCGGAATTTGCATTGGTTTAGCATATGGCGTTGTCACGGGACTCCTCATGCTCGTTCTTCCAACGAATTCGGCAAAATACGTAAATGGCTTGAAGTTCACCATGATAACGTTAATGGGATCCTTGAGTGTTTTCGGCAGCAAAGCAATCAAGTATCCTTCAGCAGGTGCTTTGGGATGTATCACGACGGCATTTATCGCTACCGAGGGATGGAAACGACAGAAAGATTCCtatcaaaat aacgaAGTTGGAATGTATCTCGACCTCTTATGGAAGTTTTTGAAACCAATTTCCTTTTCACTCATCGGAAAAGAAGTCAATTTTGCAGTTTTGGATGGCAATACTGTCTTGTATGGCGCTATTACGTTGCTCGTTGGAGTCATT tttcgaTTGATAGTTTCTTACTTCTCAGCGTATGGAGCGCAGTTAAATTGGAAAGAAAAGGCATATGTGACCATTTCGGGCTTCCCAAAAGCAACTGTTCAAGCAGCTTTAGGTCCTCTTGCTCTCGATATGGCAAGAAAACTCAATTCTGAGGAGAATTACGAGTACGCGAATGCAGTTTTGATCATTTCTGTCCTCGCAATAATCTTTACGGCGCCTTTAGGAGCAATTCTGATGTTGAGATTAGCCCcgaaattccttcaaaaaggATCTGAAAGagaaattgcatga